A stretch of Tenrec ecaudatus isolate mTenEca1 chromosome 2, mTenEca1.hap1, whole genome shotgun sequence DNA encodes these proteins:
- the B4GALT7 gene encoding beta-1,4-galactosyltransferase 7 isoform X1, translating into MFPSRRKTAPLPWEDGSSPPRPPKEPAGRGRLCRGSSLPRPLTGLGPAPQRKAPLQDNGGSRLLPAGLSRKCSVFHLFVACLLLGFLSLLWLQLSCSGDMARVARGQGQETPGPSRACPPEPPPEHWEEDPSWGPHRLAVLVPFRERFEELLVFVPHMHRFLSRKKIQHHIYVLNQVDHFRFNRAALINVGFLESSNTTDYIAMHDVDLLPLNEELDYGFPAAGPFHVASPELHPLYHYKTYVGGILLLSKQHYQLCNGMSNRFWGWGREDDEFYRRIKGAGLQLFRPSGITTGYKTFHHVHDPAWRKRDQKRIAAQKQEQFKVDREGGLSTVRYRVSSRTALAVGGAPCTVLNILLECDQAATPWCTLG; encoded by the exons ATGTTCCCTTCGCGGCGGAAGACGGCGCCGCTGCCCTGGGAGGACGGCAG ctcTCCACCCCGCCCTCCCAAGGAGCCCGCAGGGCGAGGGAGACTCTGTAGAGGTTCCAGTCTTCCCAGGCCACTCACAGGACTGGGCCCAGCTCCTCAGAGGAAAGCACCTCTACAGGACAATGGGGG GTCCAGGTTGCTCCCTGCTGGCTTGTCCAGGAAGTGCTCCGTCTTCCACCTCTTCGTTGCCTGTCTCTTACTGGGCTTCCTTTCCCTGCTCTGGCTGCAGCTCAGTTGCTCAGGAGACATGGCCCGGGTGGCCAGAGGACAAGGGCAGGAGACCCCTGGCCCATCGAGGGCCTGTCCCCCAGAGCCACCTCCTGAGCACTGGGAAGAAGACCCGTCCTGGGGGCCCCACCGCCTGGCAGTGCTGGTGCCCTTCCGCGAGCGCTTTGAGGAGCTCCTGGTCTTTGTGCCTCACATGCACCGCTTCCTGAGCAGGAAGAAGATCCAGCACCACATCTATGTCCTCAACCAGGTGGACCATTTCAG GTTCAACCGGGCGGCGCTAATCAATGTGGGCTTCCTGGAGAGCAGCAACACCACGGACTACATCGCCATGCATGATGTGGACCTGCTGCCCCTCAACGAGGAGCTGGACTATGGCTTCCCCGCGGCCGGGCCCTTCCACGTGGCCTCCCCGGAGCTCCACCCGCTCTACCACTACAAGACCTACGTGGGCGGCATCCTGCTGCTCTCTAAGCAGCACTACCAGCTG TGCAACGGCATGTCCAACCGCTTCTGGGGCTGGGGCCGTGAGGACGACGAGTTCTACCGGCGCATCAAAGGAGCTGGTCTCCAG CTTTTCCGCCCTTCCGGAATTACAACGGGCTACAAGACCTTTCACCACGTGCATGACCCAGCCTGGCGGAAGAGGGACCAGAAGCGCATCGCAGCTCAGAAACAG gagcagttcAAGGTGGACCGGGAGGGAGGCCTGAGTACTGTGCGGTACCGTGTGAGCTCCCGGacagccctggccgtgggcggggcCCCCTGCACAGTCCTTAACATCCTGCTGGAGTGCGATCAGGCCGCCACCCCTTGGTGCACATTGGGCTGA
- the B4GALT7 gene encoding beta-1,4-galactosyltransferase 7 isoform X2: MTPCPSPSSPPRPPKEPAGRGRLCRGSSLPRPLTGLGPAPQRKAPLQDNGGSRLLPAGLSRKCSVFHLFVACLLLGFLSLLWLQLSCSGDMARVARGQGQETPGPSRACPPEPPPEHWEEDPSWGPHRLAVLVPFRERFEELLVFVPHMHRFLSRKKIQHHIYVLNQVDHFRFNRAALINVGFLESSNTTDYIAMHDVDLLPLNEELDYGFPAAGPFHVASPELHPLYHYKTYVGGILLLSKQHYQLCNGMSNRFWGWGREDDEFYRRIKGAGLQLFRPSGITTGYKTFHHVHDPAWRKRDQKRIAAQKQEQFKVDREGGLSTVRYRVSSRTALAVGGAPCTVLNILLECDQAATPWCTLG; this comes from the exons ATGAccccatgtccctctcccagctcTCCACCCCGCCCTCCCAAGGAGCCCGCAGGGCGAGGGAGACTCTGTAGAGGTTCCAGTCTTCCCAGGCCACTCACAGGACTGGGCCCAGCTCCTCAGAGGAAAGCACCTCTACAGGACAATGGGGG GTCCAGGTTGCTCCCTGCTGGCTTGTCCAGGAAGTGCTCCGTCTTCCACCTCTTCGTTGCCTGTCTCTTACTGGGCTTCCTTTCCCTGCTCTGGCTGCAGCTCAGTTGCTCAGGAGACATGGCCCGGGTGGCCAGAGGACAAGGGCAGGAGACCCCTGGCCCATCGAGGGCCTGTCCCCCAGAGCCACCTCCTGAGCACTGGGAAGAAGACCCGTCCTGGGGGCCCCACCGCCTGGCAGTGCTGGTGCCCTTCCGCGAGCGCTTTGAGGAGCTCCTGGTCTTTGTGCCTCACATGCACCGCTTCCTGAGCAGGAAGAAGATCCAGCACCACATCTATGTCCTCAACCAGGTGGACCATTTCAG GTTCAACCGGGCGGCGCTAATCAATGTGGGCTTCCTGGAGAGCAGCAACACCACGGACTACATCGCCATGCATGATGTGGACCTGCTGCCCCTCAACGAGGAGCTGGACTATGGCTTCCCCGCGGCCGGGCCCTTCCACGTGGCCTCCCCGGAGCTCCACCCGCTCTACCACTACAAGACCTACGTGGGCGGCATCCTGCTGCTCTCTAAGCAGCACTACCAGCTG TGCAACGGCATGTCCAACCGCTTCTGGGGCTGGGGCCGTGAGGACGACGAGTTCTACCGGCGCATCAAAGGAGCTGGTCTCCAG CTTTTCCGCCCTTCCGGAATTACAACGGGCTACAAGACCTTTCACCACGTGCATGACCCAGCCTGGCGGAAGAGGGACCAGAAGCGCATCGCAGCTCAGAAACAG gagcagttcAAGGTGGACCGGGAGGGAGGCCTGAGTACTGTGCGGTACCGTGTGAGCTCCCGGacagccctggccgtgggcggggcCCCCTGCACAGTCCTTAACATCCTGCTGGAGTGCGATCAGGCCGCCACCCCTTGGTGCACATTGGGCTGA
- the B4GALT7 gene encoding beta-1,4-galactosyltransferase 7 isoform X3 → MFPSRRKTAPLPWEDGRSRLLPAGLSRKCSVFHLFVACLLLGFLSLLWLQLSCSGDMARVARGQGQETPGPSRACPPEPPPEHWEEDPSWGPHRLAVLVPFRERFEELLVFVPHMHRFLSRKKIQHHIYVLNQVDHFRFNRAALINVGFLESSNTTDYIAMHDVDLLPLNEELDYGFPAAGPFHVASPELHPLYHYKTYVGGILLLSKQHYQLCNGMSNRFWGWGREDDEFYRRIKGAGLQLFRPSGITTGYKTFHHVHDPAWRKRDQKRIAAQKQEQFKVDREGGLSTVRYRVSSRTALAVGGAPCTVLNILLECDQAATPWCTLG, encoded by the exons ATGTTCCCTTCGCGGCGGAAGACGGCGCCGCTGCCCTGGGAGGACGGCAG GTCCAGGTTGCTCCCTGCTGGCTTGTCCAGGAAGTGCTCCGTCTTCCACCTCTTCGTTGCCTGTCTCTTACTGGGCTTCCTTTCCCTGCTCTGGCTGCAGCTCAGTTGCTCAGGAGACATGGCCCGGGTGGCCAGAGGACAAGGGCAGGAGACCCCTGGCCCATCGAGGGCCTGTCCCCCAGAGCCACCTCCTGAGCACTGGGAAGAAGACCCGTCCTGGGGGCCCCACCGCCTGGCAGTGCTGGTGCCCTTCCGCGAGCGCTTTGAGGAGCTCCTGGTCTTTGTGCCTCACATGCACCGCTTCCTGAGCAGGAAGAAGATCCAGCACCACATCTATGTCCTCAACCAGGTGGACCATTTCAG GTTCAACCGGGCGGCGCTAATCAATGTGGGCTTCCTGGAGAGCAGCAACACCACGGACTACATCGCCATGCATGATGTGGACCTGCTGCCCCTCAACGAGGAGCTGGACTATGGCTTCCCCGCGGCCGGGCCCTTCCACGTGGCCTCCCCGGAGCTCCACCCGCTCTACCACTACAAGACCTACGTGGGCGGCATCCTGCTGCTCTCTAAGCAGCACTACCAGCTG TGCAACGGCATGTCCAACCGCTTCTGGGGCTGGGGCCGTGAGGACGACGAGTTCTACCGGCGCATCAAAGGAGCTGGTCTCCAG CTTTTCCGCCCTTCCGGAATTACAACGGGCTACAAGACCTTTCACCACGTGCATGACCCAGCCTGGCGGAAGAGGGACCAGAAGCGCATCGCAGCTCAGAAACAG gagcagttcAAGGTGGACCGGGAGGGAGGCCTGAGTACTGTGCGGTACCGTGTGAGCTCCCGGacagccctggccgtgggcggggcCCCCTGCACAGTCCTTAACATCCTGCTGGAGTGCGATCAGGCCGCCACCCCTTGGTGCACATTGGGCTGA
- the TMED9 gene encoding transmembrane emp24 domain-containing protein 9, whose amino-acid sequence MAAEQGARVVGPGPGAGPRQVVRALALLLCLAARGSALYFHIGETEKKCFIEEIPDETMVIGNYRTQLYDKQREEYQPATPGLGMFVEVKDPEDKVILARQYGSEGRFTFTSHTPGEHQICLHSNSTKFSLFAGGMLRVHLDIQVGEHANDYAEIAAKDKLSELQLRVRQLVEQVEQIQKEQNYQRWREERFRLTSESTNQRVLWWSILQTLILVAIGVWQMRHLKSFFEAKKLV is encoded by the exons ATGGCTGCGGAGCAGGGCGCGCGGGTCGTGGGGCCCGGGCCCGGAGCCGGACCGCGCCAGGTAGTGCGGGCCCTCGCGCTGCTGCTGTGTCTTGCGGCCCGCGGCAGCGCGCTCTACTTCCACATCGGGGAGACTGAGAAGAAGTGCTTTATCGAGGAAATTCCGGACGAGACCATGGTGATAG GAAACTACCGGACGCAGCTGTATGACAAGCAGCGGGAGGAGTACCAGCCGGCCACCCCCGGGCTGGGCATGTTCGTGGAAGTCAAGGACCCAGAGGACAAG GTCATCTTGGCCCGGCAGTATGGCTCAGAGGGCAGGTTCACATTCACCTCCCACACTCCTGGCGAGCACCAGATCTGTCTTCACTCAAATTCCACCAAGTTCTCCCTGTTTGCTGGAGGGATGCTG AGAGTTCACTTGGACATCCAGGTGGGTGAGCACGCCAATGACTATGCAGAGATTGCTGCCAAGGACAAGCTGAGCGAGCTGCAGCTCCGCGTGAGACAGCTTGTGGAACAAGTGGAGCAGATCCAGAAAGAGCAGAACTATCAGCGG TGGCGAGAAGAGCGCTTCCGACTGACCAGTGAGAGCACCAACCAGCGGGTGCTGTGGTGGTCCATCCTGCAGACCCTCATCCTCGTGGCCATTGGCGTCTGGCAGATGAGGCACCTCAAGAGTTTCTTTGAAGCCAAGAAGCTCGTGTAA